A genome region from Hymenobacter tibetensis includes the following:
- a CDS encoding DUF72 domain-containing protein: MPVWHIGCSGYHYRHWKGAFYPEKLPQRLWFEYYSQHFQTLELNVTFYRFPQLSFLQNWHHISPAAFRFSVKAPRLITHYKQFNDVAQLLADFYGTVQEGLAEKLGPVLFQLPPRMAYSEDRLQRILDSLDPTFTNVLEFRHPSWWEGHVYQQLTRRNVAFCGQSHPQLPDEVVANTDVLYYRFHGIPELYKSPYSEEYLRQVADQIEATSQLREVYLYFNNDIDASAIGNARHMQALASSSK, translated from the coding sequence ATGCCTGTCTGGCACATTGGCTGCTCTGGCTACCATTACCGTCATTGGAAGGGTGCTTTCTACCCAGAAAAGCTGCCGCAGCGCTTGTGGTTCGAATACTACAGTCAGCACTTCCAAACGCTAGAGCTGAACGTGACTTTCTACCGCTTTCCGCAACTTTCCTTTCTGCAGAACTGGCATCACATCAGTCCGGCTGCGTTCCGCTTTTCCGTGAAAGCGCCGCGCCTGATTACTCACTACAAGCAGTTCAACGACGTAGCTCAGCTACTGGCCGATTTCTATGGTACGGTGCAGGAAGGACTAGCCGAAAAGCTCGGTCCGGTGCTGTTTCAGCTCCCGCCCCGCATGGCGTATTCCGAAGATCGGCTGCAGCGTATTCTGGATAGCCTAGACCCCACCTTTACCAATGTGTTGGAGTTTCGACACCCCAGCTGGTGGGAAGGGCACGTGTACCAGCAGTTAACTCGGCGCAACGTAGCTTTCTGCGGCCAAAGCCACCCCCAATTGCCCGACGAGGTAGTGGCCAACACCGACGTGCTGTATTACCGCTTCCACGGCATTCCGGAGCTCTACAAGTCTCCTTACAGCGAAGAGTACCTGCGGCAAGTGGCAGACCAGATAGAAGCAACCAGTCAGCTCCGGGAAGTGTATCTCTACTTCAACAACGACATTG